From Ignavibacteriota bacterium, the proteins below share one genomic window:
- a CDS encoding cyclase, which translates to MMKHVLLAGLVLALAVGAVAQGTKNEEKASGKVTVVITHEVKDYAAWRTVYDADDLNRTKAGFTNPEVFRDAKKPNWVSVIGEFSSPEAAESFMSNPKLKEIMGRGGVLGKPEIMILTKTGS; encoded by the coding sequence ATGATGAAGCATGTGCTGTTGGCAGGCCTGGTGCTCGCACTAGCCGTAGGCGCCGTTGCGCAAGGGACGAAGAACGAAGAAAAGGCAAGTGGGAAGGTGACCGTCGTGATCACGCACGAGGTCAAGGACTATGCCGCGTGGAGAACGGTGTATGATGCGGATGACCTGAATCGCACCAAGGCCGGATTCACGAACCCGGAAGTGTTCCGTGATGCAAAGAAGCCGAATTGGGTGAGCGTCATCGGGGAATTTTCGAGCCCGGAGGCCGCGGAGTCCTTCATGTCGAACCCGAAGCTCAAAGAGATCATGGGGCGTGGTGGTGTCCTGGGGAAACCGGAGATCATGATCCTGACGAAGACCGGGTCGTAA
- a CDS encoding TerC family protein: MDWLAQPETWIALLTLTALEIVLGIDNIIFISILAGKLPKEQQAKGRTWGLALAMITRILLLLSLSWIMRLTEPWFGVFGQEISGRDLILLIGGLFLIAKSTHEIHDKLEGPEEAGVRVGKKKASFTSVIIQIMLLDIVFSLDSVITAVGMANQVAVMVAAIVIAVIIMMISSSAVSEFVHRHPTVKMLALSFLLLIGVTLVAEGFHQHISKGYIYFAMAFSVFVEMLNLRIRKGGEKVKPVELREG, encoded by the coding sequence GTGGACTGGCTTGCCCAACCTGAAACCTGGATCGCGTTGTTGACCCTCACGGCGCTGGAGATCGTGCTGGGGATCGACAACATCATCTTCATATCCATCCTTGCCGGGAAGTTGCCCAAGGAGCAGCAGGCGAAAGGGAGGACGTGGGGACTGGCGCTGGCGATGATCACGCGCATCCTCCTGTTGCTTTCCCTCTCGTGGATCATGCGTCTGACCGAGCCGTGGTTCGGCGTTTTCGGGCAGGAGATCTCGGGCAGGGATCTGATCCTCCTCATCGGCGGACTGTTCCTGATAGCGAAGAGCACCCATGAGATCCATGACAAGCTGGAGGGGCCGGAAGAGGCCGGGGTGCGGGTAGGGAAGAAGAAGGCGTCGTTCACGAGCGTGATCATCCAGATCATGTTGCTGGACATCGTCTTCTCGCTGGATTCGGTCATCACCGCCGTCGGCATGGCGAATCAGGTGGCGGTGATGGTAGCCGCGATCGTCATCGCGGTCATCATCATGATGATCTCATCGTCCGCGGTCTCGGAGTTCGTCCACCGTCATCCGACGGTGAAGATGCTGGCATTGAGTTTCCTGTTGCTGATCGGTGTGACCCTTGTGGCCGAAGGATTCCACCAGCACATCTCCAAGGGGTACATCTATTTTGCGATGGCGTTCTCGGTCTTCGTGGAGATGCTGAACCTCAGGATACGGAAGGGTGGGGAAAAGGTGAAGCCGGTGGAGCTGAGGGAGGGGTGA
- a CDS encoding DUF5110 domain-containing protein gives MKTLVLSIATLFAFTMTAHAADDRSPLADSAATVLSGDVRFTVLTPRLLRLEWAPARQFEDHASLVVLNRKLPVPKFTVEREEGVLTLRTDSLLLRYREGTGRFTEQNLQITLGHLAGPGARVWHPGLKDSTNLRGTSRTLDAAQGAIELEPGLLSRTGWSVVDDSERPLLDNGEWPWVTPRSPGERQDLYFFGYGVDHKSVLGDFVKIAGRIPIPPRFAFGTWWSRYWSYTDTEMMDLVKEFRLHAVPLDVLVVDMDWHLTFDMRWSQDIKDQAGQKLGWTGYTWDRNVFPDPDAFMRWCEQKGLKTTLNLHPASGIQPHEEQYPAMARSMGIDPATQKYVPFDIVNRKFADNYLTHVIHPLEDRGVDFWWLDWQQWGATTIPGVTPTWWLNYVFFTDMERRGKNRPMLFHRWGGLGNHRYQIGFSGDAISVWESLAFQPYFTATAANVGFGYWSHDIGGHMPGVVSPELYTRWIQFGVFSPILRTHTTKNPDAERRMWSYPDAYFTVMREAYRLRYAMIPYIYTEARKAYDTGISIVRPMYYDHPLAEEAYAHKDQYMFGDAMIVAPIATEGDSTHTAMKEVWLPEGEWYEWYTGAKIQGPGIYTRSYMLEEVPVFVKAGSIVPMQPDMMYTGEKPVDPLILTIFPGREGAARVYEDAGNSVAYQKGECTWTPVTMTEEGGRGVRAVVSPRQGKYPGMLAERAYEFRLVNRMPPEVVEIDGHVMPNVAEGSGPGWWYDGERATIVVRTARVQAGDELELEVKGVAGSVGQYVHGLPGALRRLRKGMDLINAQWPKEWSSGDLVSAVQTGNRMSRWPGKAPAELEALTRRIDVALKQLQPLSIPESVRTRVRGLLDRSRELLSR, from the coding sequence ATGAAGACGCTTGTTCTCAGTATCGCCACCCTCTTCGCATTCACCATGACAGCACACGCTGCCGATGATCGGTCGCCCCTTGCAGACTCCGCGGCGACGGTCCTCAGCGGCGATGTCCGCTTCACCGTTCTCACGCCACGCCTGTTGCGATTGGAATGGGCGCCGGCCCGGCAGTTCGAAGACCATGCATCGCTCGTCGTGCTGAATCGCAAACTTCCTGTCCCGAAATTCACGGTGGAGCGGGAAGAGGGTGTGTTGACGCTGCGGACGGACTCGCTCCTTCTCCGCTACCGGGAGGGAACCGGGCGTTTCACCGAACAGAACCTGCAGATCACGCTCGGGCACCTTGCGGGTCCCGGCGCGCGGGTATGGCATCCCGGATTGAAAGACAGTACCAATCTCCGGGGGACCTCGCGGACCCTCGACGCCGCACAGGGGGCCATCGAGCTGGAGCCCGGCCTTCTCTCGCGGACGGGGTGGAGCGTGGTCGATGATTCCGAGCGCCCGCTTCTGGATAACGGAGAGTGGCCGTGGGTCACGCCGCGGTCGCCGGGTGAACGGCAGGACCTGTACTTCTTCGGATACGGGGTGGACCACAAGTCCGTCCTGGGCGACTTTGTGAAGATCGCGGGACGCATCCCGATCCCTCCGCGGTTCGCGTTCGGCACGTGGTGGTCCAGGTACTGGTCGTACACCGACACGGAGATGATGGACCTCGTGAAGGAATTCCGCCTCCATGCCGTGCCGCTCGATGTGCTGGTGGTGGACATGGACTGGCATCTCACGTTCGACATGCGGTGGTCGCAGGACATCAAGGACCAGGCGGGACAGAAGCTCGGGTGGACGGGGTACACGTGGGACCGGAATGTCTTCCCTGATCCCGATGCCTTCATGCGCTGGTGCGAGCAGAAGGGATTGAAGACCACGCTCAACCTGCATCCGGCGTCGGGCATTCAGCCGCATGAGGAGCAGTATCCGGCCATGGCGCGATCGATGGGGATCGATCCGGCAACACAGAAGTACGTGCCGTTCGACATCGTCAACAGGAAGTTCGCGGACAACTATCTCACGCACGTCATCCATCCGCTCGAGGACCGGGGGGTGGACTTCTGGTGGCTCGACTGGCAGCAGTGGGGTGCGACCACCATCCCGGGTGTGACGCCGACCTGGTGGCTGAACTATGTGTTCTTCACGGATATGGAGCGGCGCGGCAAGAACCGCCCCATGCTCTTCCACCGTTGGGGTGGGTTGGGGAATCACCGGTACCAGATCGGCTTCTCCGGCGATGCCATCTCCGTGTGGGAGTCGCTTGCGTTCCAGCCGTACTTCACAGCGACCGCTGCGAACGTCGGGTTCGGATACTGGAGTCATGACATTGGCGGGCACATGCCCGGCGTCGTGTCGCCCGAACTGTACACCAGATGGATCCAGTTCGGTGTGTTCAGTCCGATCCTGCGGACCCATACCACCAAGAACCCGGATGCCGAGCGGCGCATGTGGTCGTATCCGGACGCATACTTCACGGTGATGCGCGAGGCCTACCGGCTTCGCTACGCGATGATCCCGTACATCTATACGGAAGCGCGGAAGGCGTATGATACCGGGATCTCGATCGTCCGTCCGATGTACTACGACCATCCGCTGGCGGAAGAGGCGTATGCGCACAAGGACCAGTACATGTTCGGGGACGCGATGATCGTTGCGCCGATCGCAACGGAGGGAGATTCGACACACACCGCCATGAAAGAAGTGTGGCTGCCGGAGGGCGAGTGGTACGAGTGGTACACAGGGGCGAAGATTCAGGGGCCGGGAATCTACACGCGCTCGTACATGCTCGAGGAAGTGCCGGTGTTCGTGAAGGCGGGGTCGATCGTGCCGATGCAGCCGGACATGATGTACACCGGCGAGAAACCGGTGGACCCGCTCATCCTGACCATCTTCCCGGGGAGGGAAGGTGCGGCGCGGGTGTATGAGGATGCAGGGAATTCGGTCGCATATCAGAAGGGTGAGTGTACGTGGACGCCTGTCACCATGACCGAAGAAGGTGGGCGGGGGGTGAGAGCGGTTGTGAGTCCGCGTCAAGGGAAGTATCCTGGAATGCTTGCGGAGCGTGCGTATGAGTTCCGTTTGGTGAACCGGATGCCGCCGGAGGTCGTGGAGATCGACGGCCATGTGATGCCCAATGTTGCTGAAGGGTCGGGGCCGGGGTGGTGGTATGACGGCGAGCGTGCGACCATCGTTGTGCGCACTGCGCGGGTGCAAGCCGGTGATGAGCTGGAACTGGAAGTGAAGGGCGTTGCGGGGTCCGTGGGGCAGTACGTGCACGGGTTGCCGGGAGCGTTGCGCCGGTTGCGGAAGGGGATGGATCTCATCAATGCGCAATGGCCGAAGGAGTGGTCGTCCGGCGATCTGGTGTCCGCGGTGCAGACCGGCAACCGGATGTCGCGGTGGCCGGGTAAGGCACCGGCCGAGCTTGAAGCGTTGACCCGGCGCATCGATGTAGCGCTGAAGCAGTTGCAGCCGCTCTCCATACCTGAGAGCGTGCGCACGCGTGTGCGCGGGCTTCTGGACCGCAGCAGAGAGCTGTTGAGCCGGTAG
- a CDS encoding efflux RND transporter permease subunit translates to MKLTEIAIRRPAFITMIFVTLAVLGLFGYSRMGVDLLPKMDWPFISIVTVYPGAGPKEVESLVSKPLEEAVSGLNKLDNVRSYSYEGVSVVLAQFTFSADVDVVTNDVQRAVEQARFKLPDEVKAPLISKSDMNAFPILRVSLTGQMPPRELYQFLKDRLKPRLEQVDGVSAITIIGGQEREIRVELDNQKLNAYGISVLQVSQALARENLDFPTGKVDEDLSQYIVRLAGKFKSLDEIRAVVIAGGPNGVVYLRDIARVVDGSRETFTISRLNGETSIALAIQKQSDANSVKTSDRLQATFRELEQENGGRVHFTVAQDLTDFTRNSLSEVQRDLFLAILMVAVVLFLFLHSARNSLIVLLSIPTSLITTFFFMWIFDYTLNLISLMALALVIGILVDDSIVVLENIHRHLEKGEDPKDAAVNGRSEIGFAAIAITLVDVVVFLPISLVGGVVGRIFSEFGITIVVATLLSLFVSFTLTPMLASKWSRLIEHTRATRTGRFILWFEGLQDRLAERYSDLLGWSLSHRKTILAISGGLFVASLGLIQFGFIGSEFMTDSDRGEFAINIDLPLGTTIGKTDSTVHAVERIVASMPEVQRYLSTTGKQQSQWKNAEQSNLGQVQVKLTDKRDRKRSTKAVMLAIQEQTAGIPGLTTSFATISMWGAANEAPFQIEIIGSDLAQVVKYAETVSAIMSRAKGTVDVKTSWEEGKPELKIEVDRDKCARMGLTLVEVGLAVRTAIEGDIATKYQEGDTEYDLRVVLNRGDRSHAADIGMLTLINHSGEPVRLAQIANIYYGKGPSEIQRKDRERLVTVATNLSGEVPLGQVAEAVEKEINAVGIPAGVQVFYGGDTENMRDMFSDMTIALSMAILFVYIIMVSLFESYIHPFTIMFSLPVALVGALAGLALTGMTLNMFSMIGIIMLMGLVTKNAILLVDFTNTLRERGMAMREALQEAGKTRLRPIVMTTATMIFGMMPLALALGAGAEMRQGMAIVVVAGLVSSTLLTLVLVPVVYSYVDALKDRVPVLFKKVSWAAWFPWKRGTPGVAAN, encoded by the coding sequence ATGAAACTCACAGAGATCGCCATACGCCGCCCGGCGTTCATCACGATGATCTTCGTTACGCTCGCGGTTCTGGGCCTCTTCGGCTACTCCCGCATGGGTGTGGACCTTCTGCCGAAGATGGACTGGCCCTTCATCTCGATCGTCACGGTCTACCCCGGTGCCGGACCCAAAGAGGTGGAATCGCTCGTCTCCAAGCCGCTTGAAGAGGCCGTGAGCGGACTGAACAAACTGGACAATGTCCGTTCGTATTCCTATGAAGGTGTGTCGGTCGTCCTCGCACAGTTCACCTTCAGCGCGGACGTGGACGTGGTCACCAACGATGTGCAGCGTGCGGTGGAGCAGGCACGCTTCAAGCTGCCGGATGAGGTGAAGGCGCCGCTCATTTCGAAATCGGACATGAATGCCTTCCCGATCCTCCGCGTCTCGCTCACAGGCCAGATGCCGCCGCGGGAGCTGTATCAATTCCTGAAGGACCGGCTGAAGCCCCGGCTGGAGCAGGTGGATGGGGTCTCGGCCATCACCATCATCGGCGGACAGGAGCGCGAGATCCGCGTTGAGCTCGACAACCAGAAGCTGAACGCCTACGGCATCTCGGTACTGCAGGTGTCGCAGGCACTGGCGCGCGAGAACCTCGACTTCCCTACGGGGAAGGTGGATGAGGACCTCAGTCAATACATCGTGCGCCTCGCCGGAAAGTTCAAGTCGCTGGATGAGATCCGCGCGGTCGTTATCGCCGGCGGGCCGAACGGTGTGGTCTATCTGCGGGACATCGCCCGGGTGGTGGACGGCTCGCGGGAGACCTTCACCATCAGCCGTCTGAACGGCGAAACCTCGATCGCACTCGCCATCCAGAAACAGTCGGATGCCAACTCCGTGAAGACCAGCGACCGGCTGCAGGCCACGTTCCGGGAGCTCGAGCAGGAGAACGGCGGCCGTGTGCATTTCACCGTCGCGCAGGACCTGACCGATTTCACGCGGAATTCGCTTTCCGAAGTGCAGCGCGATCTGTTCCTGGCGATCCTGATGGTGGCCGTCGTCCTGTTCCTGTTCCTCCACAGCGCGCGCAATTCGCTCATCGTGCTGCTGTCGATCCCGACGTCGCTGATCACGACCTTCTTCTTCATGTGGATCTTCGACTATACGCTGAACCTCATCTCGCTGATGGCTCTGGCGCTGGTGATCGGCATCCTGGTGGACGACTCCATCGTGGTGCTCGAGAATATCCACCGCCATCTGGAGAAAGGCGAGGACCCGAAGGACGCTGCCGTGAATGGCCGCAGTGAGATCGGCTTCGCCGCCATCGCGATCACGCTCGTGGACGTTGTGGTGTTCCTCCCGATCTCGCTGGTCGGCGGCGTCGTGGGGCGCATCTTCAGTGAATTCGGCATCACGATCGTCGTCGCCACGCTGCTGTCGCTCTTCGTGTCGTTCACCCTCACGCCGATGCTCGCGTCCAAATGGTCGCGCCTCATCGAACACACCCGCGCAACGCGGACCGGCCGCTTCATCCTCTGGTTCGAGGGACTGCAGGACCGCCTCGCGGAACGATACAGCGACCTGCTCGGCTGGTCCTTGAGCCACAGGAAGACCATTCTCGCCATCAGCGGCGGCCTGTTCGTGGCCAGCCTCGGTCTGATACAGTTCGGGTTCATCGGTTCGGAATTCATGACGGACTCCGACCGGGGTGAGTTCGCGATCAACATCGATCTGCCGCTGGGAACGACGATCGGGAAGACGGATTCCACCGTGCACGCGGTGGAACGGATCGTTGCTTCCATGCCCGAGGTGCAGCGGTACCTCTCCACCACCGGCAAGCAGCAGAGCCAGTGGAAGAATGCCGAGCAGTCCAACCTCGGTCAGGTGCAGGTGAAACTGACGGACAAACGGGACCGGAAACGGTCGACGAAAGCGGTGATGCTCGCGATCCAGGAACAGACCGCCGGCATCCCCGGTCTGACGACCAGCTTCGCGACGATCAGCATGTGGGGTGCGGCGAATGAAGCGCCATTCCAGATCGAGATCATCGGGTCCGACCTTGCCCAGGTGGTGAAGTATGCCGAAACGGTCTCGGCGATCATGTCGCGGGCGAAGGGGACCGTGGATGTCAAGACGTCGTGGGAAGAGGGGAAGCCGGAACTCAAGATCGAAGTGGACCGCGACAAGTGTGCGCGGATGGGGCTGACGCTGGTGGAGGTCGGGCTCGCGGTGCGGACGGCCATTGAGGGTGACATCGCCACGAAATACCAGGAAGGCGACACCGAATATGACCTGAGGGTCGTGCTCAACCGCGGCGACCGTTCGCACGCGGCGGACATCGGTATGCTCACGCTGATCAATCACTCCGGGGAACCGGTGAGGCTCGCACAGATCGCCAACATCTATTATGGCAAGGGCCCCTCCGAGATCCAGCGGAAGGACCGGGAACGGCTTGTGACCGTGGCAACGAACCTTTCGGGCGAGGTGCCACTCGGGCAAGTGGCCGAGGCTGTGGAGAAGGAGATCAACGCGGTGGGGATCCCCGCCGGTGTGCAGGTGTTCTATGGCGGCGATACCGAGAACATGCGCGACATGTTCAGCGATATGACCATCGCGCTCAGCATGGCCATCCTGTTCGTGTACATCATCATGGTGAGCCTGTTCGAATCGTATATCCATCCGTTCACGATCATGTTCTCGCTGCCGGTGGCGCTGGTGGGCGCGCTGGCAGGCCTCGCCCTCACGGGGATGACGCTGAACATGTTCAGCATGATCGGGATCATCATGCTCATGGGCCTCGTGACGAAGAACGCCATCCTGCTCGTCGATTTCACCAATACGCTCCGGGAGCGGGGGATGGCCATGCGCGAAGCTCTGCAGGAAGCGGGCAAGACCCGTCTGCGCCCGATCGTCATGACCACTGCGACGATGATCTTCGGCATGATGCCGCTGGCATTGGCGCTCGGCGCCGGGGCCGAAATGCGCCAGGGCATGGCGATCGTCGTGGTCGCCGGCCTCGTCAGTTCCACCCTGCTCACGCTGGTGCTTGTGCCGGTGGTGTACAGCTACGTGGATGCGCTGAAAGACAGGGTGCCGGTCCTCTTTAAGAAAGTCTCCTGGGCGGCATGGTTCCCCTGGAAACGGGGCACTCCCGGCGTGGCCGCGAATTGA
- a CDS encoding efflux RND transporter periplasmic adaptor subunit has protein sequence METTMIPPKKRSRIWMIAAAALLAVIAIVVVSTRPSQADATKAQQVRAAAVEVTPAVRGDVDDIVSAVGAVEASRDVMVSSETAGRVTAVLVEVGAPVKKGQALVLVDAELKEVAVQQARAGLLAAKTSMEKAKKDFERTEKLYASGDVADVEMEGYRLAYHAAEAQYQSAVAGARLAERQLADTRIASPIAGQVASRLVEVGEMVGPGREVANIIDISTMKVRLSIPEEQVSQLRAGQSADLRVDSHAGVVHRGTVHTVGAKSESPNGHTYPVEVLVQNSPGSLLRGGMFARVAVRTNSVKNVIVVDRNALIEWEGRTAVFVAKDGVAHLRPVTLGLNGASHAQVVSGLTEGELVVSFGHKALKDGAPVTYKGQ, from the coding sequence ATGGAAACGACAATGATACCCCCGAAGAAACGGTCCCGCATCTGGATGATCGCCGCCGCAGCACTCCTCGCTGTGATCGCGATCGTCGTCGTCAGCACACGCCCGTCGCAGGCAGATGCGACAAAAGCCCAACAGGTGCGCGCGGCGGCAGTGGAAGTGACCCCCGCCGTGCGCGGTGATGTGGATGACATCGTGAGCGCGGTCGGTGCGGTGGAAGCGAGCCGCGACGTCATGGTGAGCTCCGAGACCGCCGGCCGGGTCACGGCCGTGCTCGTGGAGGTAGGTGCCCCCGTGAAGAAGGGGCAGGCCCTCGTGCTTGTGGACGCCGAACTGAAAGAAGTGGCAGTGCAGCAGGCACGCGCCGGACTCCTCGCTGCGAAGACGAGCATGGAGAAGGCAAAGAAGGACTTCGAGCGGACCGAGAAGCTGTACGCCTCGGGGGATGTGGCGGATGTGGAGATGGAAGGGTACCGGCTCGCGTATCATGCAGCAGAAGCGCAGTACCAGTCGGCCGTTGCGGGCGCACGACTCGCGGAACGCCAGCTGGCGGACACACGCATCGCATCGCCCATCGCCGGACAGGTGGCATCCCGTCTGGTGGAAGTGGGCGAGATGGTCGGGCCGGGGAGAGAAGTGGCGAACATCATCGACATCAGTACCATGAAGGTGCGGCTGAGCATCCCCGAAGAGCAGGTGTCGCAACTGCGCGCCGGGCAGTCCGCGGACCTGCGCGTGGACTCGCATGCCGGTGTTGTGCACCGCGGGACGGTGCATACGGTGGGAGCCAAATCGGAGTCTCCCAACGGCCATACCTATCCCGTCGAGGTGCTGGTGCAGAATTCCCCGGGAAGTCTCCTCCGGGGGGGGATGTTTGCCCGGGTGGCCGTCCGCACGAACTCGGTGAAGAACGTCATCGTCGTGGACCGGAATGCCCTCATCGAATGGGAGGGCCGTACAGCGGTCTTCGTTGCGAAGGATGGGGTGGCGCACCTGCGCCCCGTGACGCTCGGACTGAACGGCGCATCGCACGCACAGGTCGTGAGTGGATTGACGGAAGGCGAACTCGTCGTCAGCTTCGGCCACAAGGCGCTGAAGGATGGCGCCCCGGTAACGTACAAAGGACAGTGA
- a CDS encoding TolC family protein has protein sequence MKMVVTGLLLALTVTSAGAQQRLTMDAAVQTALQRNQTLQGAQYDRDAAKWGRLNAITNFLPKVELSGGVTRIDPASERRANASVDFIKLAAGSFGIPQDMLSEIKPFAYRDTYGADITVVQPVYNGGAEFVGLSAANAQEDRSIALLQDTEQDVVANVRTAYLGVLKAEELAGLARESVARTQRHLDLTKRRADVGMRTSTDVLRWQVQLASDEGALIQAENGVAASRLMLNDAMGVDLHAAFQLDRDALGDSARIASALQAVAVEPPVTSAALSSHPSMRGMDAGLRLADAGISAAWINFQPRINVAFQYGWEKNNTLKLDGIRPWALALQVKFPIFNSFGDYTNLQKAHAEYARTESQVESGRRGLVMQATFARMNLRSAAKRVEITRTGEQEAQDVLDAITRRYDTGGASNVDLIDVQTAYTAARTNAITALYDYHIASIGLARAMGTISTQN, from the coding sequence ATGAAGATGGTGGTCACGGGCCTTCTACTGGCCCTTACCGTAACGTCGGCCGGCGCGCAGCAGCGCCTCACGATGGACGCTGCCGTGCAAACAGCGCTGCAGCGCAATCAAACACTGCAGGGTGCGCAGTACGACCGCGACGCGGCAAAGTGGGGTCGGCTCAATGCCATCACCAACTTCCTGCCGAAGGTCGAACTTTCGGGAGGCGTCACACGCATCGACCCGGCCTCCGAGCGCCGCGCGAATGCCTCGGTGGATTTCATCAAGCTCGCCGCCGGATCGTTCGGCATCCCCCAGGACATGTTGTCCGAGATCAAACCGTTCGCCTACCGCGACACGTATGGGGCGGATATCACCGTCGTGCAACCGGTATATAACGGCGGCGCCGAGTTCGTCGGACTCTCGGCCGCGAACGCACAGGAAGACCGGTCCATCGCACTCCTGCAGGACACCGAGCAGGATGTCGTGGCGAACGTACGCACCGCGTATCTTGGCGTCCTGAAGGCCGAAGAACTTGCCGGACTCGCCCGTGAGTCGGTGGCCCGCACGCAGCGGCACCTCGACCTCACGAAGCGCCGCGCTGATGTCGGCATGCGCACCTCCACCGATGTCCTCCGCTGGCAGGTCCAGCTTGCGTCCGATGAGGGAGCACTCATTCAGGCGGAGAACGGCGTCGCCGCCTCCCGGCTCATGCTGAACGACGCGATGGGCGTCGACCTGCACGCGGCGTTCCAGTTGGACCGCGACGCACTCGGCGATTCCGCCCGGATCGCGTCCGCACTGCAGGCCGTCGCTGTCGAGCCGCCCGTCACCTCCGCTGCGCTCTCCTCGCATCCCTCGATGCGCGGGATGGACGCCGGACTTCGCCTTGCCGATGCAGGCATCAGTGCGGCGTGGATCAATTTCCAGCCGCGCATCAATGTGGCCTTCCAGTACGGTTGGGAGAAGAACAACACGCTCAAACTCGACGGGATCCGTCCGTGGGCCCTCGCGCTGCAGGTGAAATTCCCGATCTTTAACAGCTTCGGCGACTATACCAACCTGCAGAAGGCGCATGCGGAATACGCACGCACGGAGAGCCAGGTGGAGAGCGGACGCCGCGGACTCGTGATGCAGGCAACGTTCGCCCGCATGAATCTCCGCTCCGCCGCCAAACGTGTGGAGATCACCCGCACCGGTGAGCAGGAGGCACAGGATGTCCTGGATGCGATCACCCGGCGGTATGACACCGGCGGGGCATCCAATGTGGACCTCATCGATGTGCAGACGGCGTACACGGCAGCACGGACGAATGCCATCACTGCACTCTACGACTATCACATCGCCAGCATCGGGCTTGCCCGGGCGATGGGAACGATCAGCACACAGAACTGA
- a CDS encoding TetR/AcrR family transcriptional regulator, with translation MGIQERKEREKEARREEILTAAYKVFVEKGLTGATVDDIAAEAELSKGTIYLYFHSKEDLYLAVTNRGLEIMLTMFEASAGKGGDPIQGIWDLSNAYNAFYEEHREYFRMLAFFENPEMHDMVSEAMMAECQAHDAKLWGFVSDVMKKAIDAGFLHAGLNPLEVGMMLWSNATGLLRQLDRNEEYRLDGWGSISGRRCACPVGSCLKQ, from the coding sequence ATGGGAATCCAGGAACGGAAAGAACGCGAGAAAGAAGCGCGGCGGGAAGAGATCCTCACCGCTGCGTACAAGGTGTTCGTCGAGAAGGGGCTGACAGGGGCCACGGTCGACGACATCGCGGCGGAGGCTGAACTCAGCAAGGGAACGATCTATCTCTATTTCCACAGCAAAGAGGATCTGTACCTTGCGGTCACGAACCGCGGCCTGGAGATCATGCTGACCATGTTCGAAGCATCTGCCGGCAAAGGCGGCGACCCCATTCAGGGCATCTGGGATCTCAGCAACGCCTACAATGCATTCTATGAGGAACACCGTGAGTACTTCCGCATGCTGGCGTTCTTCGAGAATCCGGAGATGCATGATATGGTCTCCGAAGCGATGATGGCCGAATGCCAGGCGCATGATGCGAAGCTCTGGGGATTCGTGTCCGATGTCATGAAGAAAGCGATCGATGCCGGATTCCTCCATGCCGGACTCAATCCGCTGGAGGTTGGCATGATGCTCTGGTCGAATGCCACGGGGCTGTTGCGCCAGCTCGACCGGAATGAGGAGTACCGGTTGGACGGATGGGGATCGATCTCCGGAAGACGCTGCGCATGCCCAGTGGGTTCATGCTTGAAGCAATGA